A single genomic interval of Salinarchaeum sp. IM2453 harbors:
- a CDS encoding phosphate ABC transporter permease, producing the protein MVDLITVALVLIGLVLLFSGAALSIYGVALLGIVLGAGGGYLIAPEVGGIIGVAEPVSYILTAGTGALLGAILAYAVLSLAVAVVSLGAGIYLGNVVLVPDFIEGAWYVEWGAALGVGLLLALLTLIFTKTVMIIVTSAIGSALASRSVTMDDIQMVHDNATIEPILFDPYAPLFIGLFVLGVLSQVGLFRLGYVTRLAKILPGASVLRNKNEEETN; encoded by the coding sequence ATGGTTGATCTCATTACTGTTGCACTTGTCCTCATCGGACTGGTGTTACTGTTCTCTGGTGCAGCGTTGTCGATCTATGGTGTTGCTCTTCTTGGAATTGTTCTTGGAGCTGGCGGTGGATACCTCATCGCTCCTGAGGTTGGAGGCATTATCGGTGTTGCAGAACCTGTATCATATATACTGACTGCTGGTACTGGAGCATTACTCGGCGCGATCTTAGCGTACGCAGTATTATCGCTTGCAGTTGCCGTTGTTAGTCTGGGGGCTGGTATATATCTGGGCAACGTCGTTCTCGTTCCAGACTTCATTGAAGGAGCGTGGTATGTTGAATGGGGTGCTGCATTAGGTGTTGGGCTCTTGCTGGCGTTGTTGACGCTTATTTTCACAAAAACAGTCATGATTATTGTCACCTCAGCAATTGGATCTGCACTTGCTTCTCGTTCGGTGACCATGGACGATATCCAAATGGTACACGATAACGCGACAATTGAGCCTATCCTCTTTGATCCATATGCACCGCTGTTTATCGGCCTATTCGTACTTGGCGTTCTATCTCAAGTGGGTCTATTCCGACTTGGATATGTAACGAGACTCGCCAAAATCCTTCCAGGGGCGTCCGTGCTACGGAACAAAAACGAAGAGGAAACAAATTGA